From the Manis javanica isolate MJ-LG chromosome 11, MJ_LKY, whole genome shotgun sequence genome, one window contains:
- the UQCC3 gene encoding ubiquinol-cytochrome-c reductase complex assembly factor 3 produces MGALRKALLVGALLGAGAGVGSALFALVTPGEQQKHTMLKEMPEQDPRRREEAALTKQLVLATLQNAAATQENVAWRKNWLVGGGGRSA; encoded by the exons ATGGGGGCGTTGCGCAAAGCGCTGCTAGTGGGCGCGCTACTGGGTGCGGGGGCTGGCGTGGGCTCGGCACTTTTTGCCCTCGTGACCCCAGGAGAGCAGCAGAAGCACACGATGCTGAAG GAGATGCCGGAACAGGACCCGCGGCGCAGGGAGGAGGCGGCCTTGACCAAACAGTTAGTGCTGGCCACTTTGCAAAATGCAGCGGCCACCCAGGAGAACGTCGCCTGGAGGAAGAACTGGCTGGTCGGCGGAGGCGGGAGGTCGGCCTAG
- the CSKMT gene encoding citrate synthase-lysine N-methyltransferase CSKMT, mitochondrial, translating to MAASLGTLHVGTLAVGARRAFAGSLAGSSLADRCLWDKLHARYRLDSTPTFDWFFGYKEAQGLLLPLLQEARAACPPRVLDVGCGTSSLCIGLYTKCPHPVDIMGVDFSPVAVAHMSSLLEGRQGQTSLCPGHHASQLNFKQADVKNLEPVASSGSFHLVVDKGTWDAVARGGLPGAYQLLSECLRVLNPQGTLIQFSDEDPDVRLPCLEQGSQGWTVTVQELGPFRGITYFAYLIQRSH from the exons ATGGCCGCGTCGCTCGGAACCCTCCACGTGGGGACCCTGGCTGTGGGTGCGCGCCGCGCCTTTGCGG GCTCTCTGGCCGGTAGCTCCCTGGCAGACCGGTGCCTCTGGGATAAGCTCCACGCCCGGTATCGTCTGGACAGCACCCCCACCTTTGACTGGTTCTTTGGGTACAAGGAAGCCCAGGGACTCCTACTGCCGCTGCTACAGGAGGCACGGGCTGCCTGTCCACCACGTGTATTGGATGTAGGCTGTGGGACCTCGAGCCTTTGTATAGGCCTCTACACCAAGTGCCCACATCCTGTGGACATAATGGGGGTGGACTTCTCTCCTGTGGCTGTGGCCCACATGAGCAGCCTCCTAGAAGGACGCCAAGGCCAAACATCCCTGTGCCCTGGGCACCATGCCTCCCAACTCAACTTTAAGCAGGCTGATGTCAAGAACTTGGAGCCAGTGGCTTCCTCAGGCTCCTTCCATCTAGTAGTGGACAAGGGCACCTGGGATGCTGTTGCCCGGGGTGGTCTGCCTGGGGCTTACCAGCTGCTGTCAGAATGCTTGAGGGTCCTAAATCCTCAGGGAACCCTGATTCAGTTCTCAGATGAGGACCCTGATGTGCGGCTGCCCTGCCTTGAGCAAGGGTCTCAAGGCTGGACTGTGACTGTGCAGGAGCTGGGCCCTTTCAGGGGCATCACCTACTTTGCTTACTTGATTCAAAGGTCTCATTAA
- the C11H11orf98 gene encoding uncharacterized protein C11orf98 homolog, translated as MGAPGGKINRPRTELKKKLFKRRRVLNRERRLKHRVVGAVIDEGLITRHHLKKRASSARANITLSGKKRRKLLQQIRLAQKEKAAMEVEAPQKPAKPSQLRPKWRKKTKTPQDVDMEDLEDES; from the exons ATGGGGGCTCCTGGAGGAAAGATCAACCGGCCTCGAACG GAGCTGAAAAAGAAGCTGTTCAAGCGACGGCGTGTGTTGAACCGCGAGCGGCGACTGAAGCACCGGGTGGTCGGGGCTGTAATAGACGAAGGGCTGATCACTCGGCACCACCTCAAGAAGCGGGC GTCCAGTGCACGTGCCAACATTACTCTGTCTGGGAAGAAGCGCAGAAAACTCCTCCAGCAGATCCGGCTTgcccagaaagagaaagcagccaTGGAAG TGGAAGCCCCCCAAAAGCCAGCCAAGCCTAGTCAACTACGGCCCAAATGGCGAAAGAAGACAAAAACTCCCCAGGACGTAGATATGGAAGACCTTGAGGATGAGAGCTAA
- the LOC108393626 gene encoding integrator complex subunit 5 isoform X1 — MRCLRSAALASVAGSGMSALCDPPGAPGPPGPAPATHGPAPLSAQELSQEIKAFLTGVDPILGHQLSAREHARCGLLLLRSLPPARAAVLDHLRGVFDESVRAHLAALDESPVSGPPHLRPPPSSHIPAGGPGLEDVVQEVQQVLSEFIRANPKAWAPVISAWSIDLMGQLSSTYSGQHQRVPHATGSLNELLQLWMGCRATRTLMDIYVQCLSALIGSCPDACVDALLDTSVQHSPHFDWVVAHIGSSFPGTIISRVLSCGLKDFCVHGGAGGGVGSSGSSSQTSSTDPFPGSPAMPGEKRVPKIASVVGILGHLASRHGDSIRRELLRMFHDSLAGGTGGRSGDPSLQATVPFLLQLAVMSPALLGTVSGELVDCLKPPAVLSQLQQHLQGFPREELDNMLNLAVHLVSQASGAGAYRLLQFLVDTAMPASVITTQGLAVPDTVREACDRLIQLLLLHLQKLVHHRGGAPGEGVLGPPPPPRHVPFLDALRNHVGELCGETLRLERKRFLWQHQLLGLLSVYTRPSCGPEALGHLLSRARSPEELSLATQLYAGLVVSLSGLLPLAFRSCLARVHAGTLQPPFTARFLRNLALLVGWEQQGGEGPGTLGARFGESASAHLSDLAPLLLHPEEEVAEAAASLLAICPFPPEALSPSQLLGLVRAGVHRFFASLRLHGPAGVASASQLLTRLSQTSPAGLKAVLQLLVEGALHRGNTELFGGEVDGDNETLSVSAPLASASLLDTNRRHTAAVPGPGGIWSVFHAGVIGHGLKPPKFVQSRNQQEVIYNNQSLLNLLVHCCSAPGGTECGDCWGAPTLSPEAAKAVAVTLVESVCPDAAGAELSWPPEEHARATVERDLRIGRRFREQPLLFELLKLVAAAPPALCYCSVLLRGLLAALLGHWEASRHPDTAHSPWHLEASCTLVAVMAEGSLLPPALGNMHEVFSQLAPFEVRLLLLSVWGFLREHGPLPQKFIFQSERGRFIRDFSREGGGEGGPHLAVLHSVLHRNIDRLGLFSGRFQAPSPSTLLRQGT, encoded by the exons ATGCGCTGCCTGCGCTCCGCTGCTCTCGCCTCGGTCGCGGGCTCTGGGATGTCCGCGTTGTGCGACCCTCCCGGGGCCCCAGGGCCTCCCGGGCCTGCTCCGGCCACCCACGGTCCCGCGCCGCTCAG TGCTCAGGAGCTGTCCCAAGAAATCAAGGCCTTTCTGACTGGTGTTGACCCTATTCTGGGCCACCAACTCTCGGCCCGGGAACATGCTCGCTGCGGTCTTCTCCTGCTCCGCTCTTTGCCGCCTGCTCGGGCGGCTGTGCTTGATCACTTACGAGGAGTCTTTGATGAGAGTGTCCGGGCCCACCTGGCTGCCCTGGATGAAAGCCCTGTGTCTGGCCCACCTCACCTCCGTCCACCCCCATCCTCCCATATCCCTGCTGGAGGACCTGGTCTAGAGGATGTGGTACAGGAAGTGCAGCAGGTGCTGTCTGAGTTTATCCGGGCCAACCCAAAGGCTTGGGCACCTGTCATTAGTGCATGGTCCATTGACCTCATGGGCCAACTGAGCAGCACATACTCAGGCCAGCACCAGCGTGTCCCTCATGCCACCGGCTCTCTCAATGAATTGTTGCAGCTGTGGATGGGCTGTCGGGCAACACGCACATTAATGGACATCTATGTTCAGTGCCTCTCGGCTCTCATTGGTAGTTGCCCAGATGCCTGCGTGGATGCCTTGTTGGATACATCTGTCCAACATTCCCCACACTTTGACTGGGTTGTAGCCCATATTGGCTCCTCCTTTCCTGGCACCATCATCTCCCGAGTTCTCTCCTGTGGCCTTAAGGATTTCTGTGTTCATGGTGGGGCCGGAGGTGGAGTCGGTAGTAGTGGAAGCTCTTCTCAGACCTCCTCTACAGACCCCTTCCCTGGATCTCCTGCTATGCCTGGAGAGAAACGGGTGCCTAAGATTGCATCAGTTGTAGGCATCCTAGGGCACCTGGCCTCCCGCCATGGAGACAGCATCCGACGGGAGCTCCTACGAATGTTCCATGATAGCCTGGCAGGGGGTACTGGGGGCCGGAGTGGGGATCCCTCCCTTCAGGCCACGGTTCCCTTCTTACTACAGCTGGCGGTCATGTCGCCAGCTTTGCTGGGTACAGTCTCTGGAGAGCTGGTAGATTGCCTTAAGCCCCCAGCTGTGCTAAGCCAGCTGCAGCAACACCTGCAGGGATTCCCTCGAGAGGAGCTGGACAACATGCTGAACCTGGCTGTGCACCTGGTGAGCCAGGCCTCTGGGGCAGGTGCCTACCGCCTGTTGCAGTTCCTGGTGGACACAGCCATGCCTGCCTCAGTCATTACTACCCAGGGCCTGGCTGTGCCAGACACCGTGCGTGAGGCCTGTGACCGGCTGatccagctgctgctgctgcaccTGCAAAAACTGGTTCATCACCGGGGTGGGGCTCCTGGAGAAGGGGTGCTAggcccaccaccaccccctcgCCATGTGCCCTTTCTAGATGCTCTAAGAAACCATGTAGGGGAGCTGTGTGGAGAGACATTACGGTTGGAACGGAAACGCTTCCTCTGGCAGCACCAGCTCCTGGGCCTGCTCTCTGTCTATACCCGACCTAGCTGTGGACCTGAGGCCTTGGGTCATCTCCTGAGTCGGGCCCGAAGCCCTGAAGAATTGAGTCTGGCCACCCAGTTGTATGCAGGGCTGGTGGTCAGTCTCTCTGGCCTCCTGCCTCTTGCATTCCGAAGCTGCCTGGCTCGGGTACACGCAGGGACTCTGCAGCCTCCCTTTACCGCTCGGTTCCTGCGCAACTTGGCACTGTTAGTTGGATGGGAACAGCAGGGTGGTGAGGGTCCTGGAACACTAGGGGCCCGGTTTGGGGAGTCAGCCTCAGCCCATCTGTCCGACCTGGCTCCTCTCCTGCTACATCCTGAAGAAGAAGTAGCTGAAGCTGctgcctctctcctggccatTTGTCCCTTTCCTCCAGAAGCCCTGtccccctcccaactcctgggaCTGGTGAGAGCTGGAGTGCATCGCTTCTTTGCCTCTCTGAGGCTGCATGGCCCAGCTGGTGTGGCTTCGGCCTCCCAGCTTCTGACCCGCCTCTCTCAGACTTCCCCAGCTGGGCTCAAGGCTGTCCTGCAGCTGCTTGTTGAGGGAGCCTTACATCGGGGCAACACGGAACTGTTTGGAGGGGAAGTGGATGGGGACAATGAGACTCTTTCAGTCTCAGCTCCTTTGGCTTCTGCCTCCCTGTTGGACACAAACCGGCGTCACACTGCAGCTGTTCCTGGCCCTGGAGGGATTTGGTCTGTTTTCCACGCTGGAGTCATTGGCCATGGCCTTAAGCCGCCCAAGTTTGTCCAGTCACGCAATCAGCAGGAAGTGATCTATAACAACCAGAGCCTCCTCAACCTCCTGGTGCACTGCTGCAGTGCCCCTGGGGGCACTGAATGTGGGGACTGCTGGGGGGCTCCCACCCTGAGCCCTGAGGCAGCCAAAGCAGTCGCAGTGACCTTGGTGGAGAGTGTGTGTCCAGATGCAGCTGGTGCAGAGCTATCCTGGCCCCCTGAGGAGCACGCGCGGGCCACCGTAGAGAGGGATCTTCGCATTGGTCGGCGCTTCCGAGAACAGCCCCTGCTCTTTGAGCTGTTAAAGTTGGTAGCAGCTGCTCCCCCAGCTCTGTGCTACTGCTCCGTGTTGCTGCGGGGGCTGCTGGCTGCCCTCTTGGGGCATTGGGAAGCCTCTCGCCACCCTGATACAGCCCACTCTCCCTGGCATCTGGAGGCATCCTGCACTCTGGTGGCTGTCATGGCTGAGGGAAGCCTCCTACCACCAGCTCTGGGTAATATGCACGAGGTATTTAGCCAACTGGCACCTTTTGAAGTGCGTCTTCTGCTACTCAGTGTCTGGGGCTTTCTTCGGGAGCATGGGCCCTTGCCCCAGAAGTTCATCTTCCAGTCAGAGCGGGGCCGCTTCATCCGGGACTTTTCCAGGGAGGGTGGGGGCGAGGGTGGGCCCCATTTGGCCGTGCTGCACAGTGTCCTCCACCGAAACATTGACCGCCTGGGCCTCTTCTCTGGCCGTTTTCAGGCACCTTCACCGTCCACTCTTCTTCGGCAGGGGACATAG